One window from the genome of Bradyrhizobium xenonodulans encodes:
- a CDS encoding ABC transporter ATP-binding protein: MTALSIRALSKRYANLEVLKEIDLDIESGEFTVLVGPSGCGKSTLLNIVAGLDRASAGTVEIGGRVVNDVPPKDRDIAMVFQSYALYPSMTVRQNITFGMECRHVPKAEQDKAVANVARLLQIEPLLGRKPSQLSGGQRQRVAMGRALVRDPLLFLFDEPLSNLDAKLRVEMRMEIKRLHQRIGATIIYVTHDQIEAMTMATRIAVMHRGVVQQFADPDTVYRYPANLFVARFMGSPPMNTMPARLEADAGGPLVVIGAGRPDEVRLRLQGYDAAAAYVGREVVFGIRPECIAEGSRAFSGEAPIVIDAPVEMVEPTGAETIVLLRLGGESALARITPDIRPAPGSTASFALDTRRICLFDPETERLIA; this comes from the coding sequence ATGACAGCACTGAGCATTCGCGCCCTGTCGAAGCGCTACGCCAATCTGGAGGTGCTGAAGGAGATCGATCTCGACATCGAGAGCGGCGAGTTCACCGTGCTGGTCGGTCCGTCCGGCTGCGGCAAGTCCACGCTGCTCAACATCGTCGCCGGGCTCGATCGCGCCAGTGCTGGCACGGTGGAAATCGGCGGGCGCGTCGTCAACGACGTCCCGCCCAAGGACCGCGACATCGCCATGGTGTTCCAGTCCTATGCGCTCTACCCGTCGATGACGGTGCGCCAGAACATCACCTTCGGCATGGAATGCCGCCACGTGCCGAAAGCGGAGCAGGACAAGGCCGTCGCGAATGTGGCGAGGCTGCTCCAGATCGAGCCGCTGCTCGGCCGCAAGCCGTCGCAACTCTCCGGCGGCCAGCGCCAGCGCGTCGCGATGGGCCGTGCCCTCGTCCGCGATCCCCTGCTCTTCCTGTTCGACGAGCCGCTCTCCAATCTGGACGCCAAGCTGCGCGTCGAGATGCGGATGGAGATCAAGCGGCTGCATCAGCGCATCGGCGCCACCATCATTTATGTCACCCACGACCAGATCGAGGCGATGACGATGGCGACCCGGATCGCCGTGATGCATCGCGGCGTGGTGCAGCAATTTGCCGATCCCGACACCGTGTACCGCTATCCCGCCAATCTGTTCGTCGCCCGCTTCATGGGCTCGCCGCCGATGAACACGATGCCGGCGCGGCTGGAGGCCGATGCCGGTGGGCCGTTGGTCGTGATCGGCGCCGGGCGACCGGACGAGGTTCGTCTGCGCCTCCAGGGATATGACGCAGCGGCTGCCTATGTCGGCCGCGAAGTGGTGTTCGGCATCAGGCCGGAATGCATCGCCGAGGGCAGCCGCGCGTTCTCGGGCGAAGCGCCTATCGTCATCGACGCACCGGTGGAGATGGTGGAGCCCACCGGGGCCGAGACCATCGTGCTGCTGCGGCTCGGCGGCGAGTCCGCGCTGGCCCGCATCACGCCGGATATCCGCCCTGCGCCCGGGTCGACCGCCTCCTTCGCGCTCGACACCCGGCGCATTTGCCTGTTCGACCCCGAGACGGAGCGGCTGATCGCATGA
- the gltA gene encoding citrate synthase: MDAQASNKTATLTVGNKNYDLPIHSGSVGPDVIDIGKLYGQSGLFTYDPGFTSTASCQSKITYIDGDAGVLEYRGYPIEQLAENGDFLETCYLLLYGNLPTAVQKKDFDDRVIHHTMVHEQMARFFQGFRRDAHPMAVMVASVGALAAFYHDSTDINDPKQRMIASMRMIAKIPTLAAMAYKYTVGQPFVYPKNSLSFAENFLNMCFAVPCEEYKINPVLADALDKIFILHADHEQNASTSTVRIAGSSGANPFACIAAGIACLWGPAHGGANEAALAMLAEIGSVDKIPEFIAKVKDKNSEVRLMGFGHRVYKNYDPRAKIMQKMCHAVLKETGHGDDPMLKVALELEKIALSDQYFIDRKLYPNVDFYSGITLKAMGFPVSMFTVLFAVARTVGWISQWSEMIEDPQQKIGRPRQLYTGVPRRDYVAIKDRK; this comes from the coding sequence ATGGACGCACAAGCAAGCAACAAGACCGCCACTCTGACGGTCGGAAACAAGAATTACGATCTTCCGATCCACAGCGGCAGCGTCGGACCTGATGTCATCGATATCGGCAAGCTCTACGGCCAGTCCGGCCTGTTCACCTACGATCCCGGCTTCACCTCGACCGCGAGCTGCCAGTCCAAGATCACCTATATCGACGGCGACGCCGGCGTGCTGGAATACCGCGGCTATCCGATCGAGCAGCTCGCCGAGAACGGCGACTTCCTCGAGACCTGCTATCTCCTGCTCTACGGGAACCTGCCGACCGCCGTCCAGAAGAAGGATTTCGACGACCGCGTGATCCATCACACGATGGTCCACGAGCAGATGGCCCGCTTCTTCCAGGGCTTCCGCCGCGACGCCCATCCGATGGCGGTGATGGTGGCCTCGGTCGGCGCGCTCGCCGCGTTCTACCACGACTCGACCGACATCAACGATCCGAAGCAGCGCATGATCGCTTCCATGCGCATGATCGCGAAGATCCCGACGTTGGCGGCGATGGCCTACAAGTACACGGTCGGCCAGCCCTTCGTGTATCCGAAGAACTCGCTCTCCTTCGCCGAGAACTTCCTCAACATGTGCTTCGCCGTGCCGTGCGAGGAGTACAAGATCAACCCGGTGCTCGCTGACGCGCTGGACAAGATCTTCATCCTGCACGCCGACCACGAGCAGAACGCCTCGACCTCGACGGTGCGTATCGCCGGCTCCTCCGGCGCCAACCCGTTCGCCTGCATCGCCGCCGGCATCGCCTGCCTGTGGGGCCCGGCGCATGGCGGCGCCAACGAAGCCGCGCTCGCGATGCTCGCCGAGATCGGTTCGGTCGACAAGATTCCGGAATTCATCGCCAAGGTGAAGGACAAGAACAGCGAAGTCCGCCTGATGGGCTTCGGTCACCGTGTCTACAAGAACTACGATCCGCGCGCCAAGATCATGCAGAAGATGTGTCACGCCGTGCTCAAGGAGACCGGCCATGGCGACGATCCGATGCTGAAGGTGGCGCTCGAGCTCGAGAAGATCGCGCTCAGCGACCAGTACTTCATCGACCGCAAACTCTACCCGAACGTCGACTTCTATTCGGGCATCACGCTGAAGGCGATGGGCTTCCCGGTCTCGATGTTCACCGTGCTGTTCGCGGTCGCCCGCACCGTCGGCTGGATCAGCCAGTGGAGCGAGATGATCGAGGATCCGCAGCAGAAGATCGGCCGCCCGCGCCAGCTCTACACCGGCGTTCCCCGCCGCGATTACGTCGCGATCAAGGATCGCAAGTAA
- a CDS encoding ROK family transcriptional regulator, whose amino-acid sequence MEMPEQPRSRRQTRAAILTHLLQSGGSFRPPLAKAVRLSEASLSRILFDLKAEGLIEEVRRPAPYVGGPTGLVSLDGSVALAALELNSQWLTVGVGSLSGELHYTERVPLPRKPTIETVGRAFREALTLLRDWTRRRRIAPAQIGITIPGLGRLSVSGNPIIPCDLGHISGMLGEMFANVPVEFTNSVVAHATFHRCRTENYPFSGAHLFVFVGQGVAGTWMDDPIEEDTLQPVELGHMVFGTDGPRCRCGHHGCVEAYTSLPALAELLGVSEAELLQLGNEWVSTIPIPARVRQELRRRLFRLGLAIGNTLNVKPCNGVAISGWPSLLAEDDRKAVVEGIDACLLGGRKLAQLSLAFVPPSSGNDPQAALAFAAFCLASRGGMPAASTEAA is encoded by the coding sequence ATGGAAATGCCGGAGCAGCCGAGAAGTCGGCGGCAGACGCGTGCTGCCATTTTGACTCATTTGCTCCAGTCGGGCGGCTCGTTTCGGCCGCCGCTGGCCAAGGCCGTGCGCCTGTCGGAAGCAAGCCTGTCGCGCATCCTGTTTGACTTGAAGGCCGAAGGCCTGATCGAGGAAGTGAGGCGCCCTGCCCCCTATGTGGGCGGCCCGACAGGCCTCGTGTCACTTGATGGCTCGGTGGCGCTCGCGGCGCTCGAGCTGAACAGTCAGTGGCTGACCGTCGGCGTTGGCAGCCTGTCGGGCGAACTGCATTACACCGAGCGCGTGCCGCTGCCGAGAAAGCCGACGATCGAGACAGTCGGCCGCGCGTTTCGCGAGGCGCTGACCTTGCTGCGCGACTGGACGCGCCGCCGTCGCATCGCGCCGGCGCAGATCGGCATCACGATTCCGGGCCTCGGCCGCCTCAGCGTATCAGGCAATCCGATCATTCCCTGCGATCTCGGACATATCAGCGGCATGCTCGGCGAAATGTTTGCGAACGTCCCGGTCGAGTTCACCAATTCGGTAGTGGCGCACGCCACCTTTCACCGCTGCCGCACGGAAAACTATCCGTTCAGCGGTGCGCATCTGTTCGTGTTCGTCGGCCAGGGCGTCGCGGGCACGTGGATGGACGATCCGATCGAGGAAGACACGCTCCAGCCGGTCGAGCTTGGCCACATGGTGTTCGGCACCGACGGACCACGCTGCCGCTGCGGTCATCATGGCTGCGTCGAAGCCTATACGTCGCTTCCGGCCCTTGCCGAGCTCCTCGGCGTGTCCGAAGCCGAGCTGCTCCAGCTCGGCAACGAATGGGTGAGCACGATTCCGATCCCAGCGCGTGTTCGCCAGGAGCTGCGCCGCCGGCTATTCCGGCTTGGCCTTGCGATCGGCAACACGCTGAACGTGAAGCCGTGCAACGGCGTCGCGATCAGCGGCTGGCCGTCGCTGCTCGCGGAAGACGATCGCAAGGCCGTGGTCGAGGGGATCGACGCCTGTCTGCTGGGCGGACGGAAACTGGCGCAGCTGTCCCTCGCCTTCGTGCCGCCCTCGAGCGGCAACGATCCGCAGGCCGCCCTCGCCTTCGCCGCCTTTTGTCTCGCCAGTCGCGGCGGAATGCCCGCGGCGTCGACGGAGGCCGCCTGA
- a CDS encoding carbohydrate ABC transporter permease, with product MRDRTFVPGRALIYLVVTLFAVAYLAPLVVVVLNSLRSNEEIAQGSMVGWPQHWAWGNYALAWSGFCVAETCAGIRPYMLNSALVTIPATIFSTLLGAVAGYAVSLWRFRGDNWIYGIVTLGLFLPQQMRLLPWTIVLRDIGLINTLWGLVLIHTIQGLSFTVLFCRNYYAAIPHELIRAARIDGAGFFRIFWRIILPLSSPILIVTVIWQFTHIWNEFLYGVTFTTGQQQPVTAALIALSAPVADIPKHGVQSAAVIIAALPTLLIYFFGGRYFVRGLTAGAVK from the coding sequence ATGCGTGACCGAACCTTCGTACCCGGCCGCGCTCTGATCTACCTCGTCGTGACGTTGTTCGCGGTGGCTTACCTCGCACCGCTGGTCGTCGTCGTCTTGAACTCGCTCCGCTCAAACGAGGAGATCGCACAAGGGTCGATGGTCGGCTGGCCGCAACACTGGGCCTGGGGCAACTACGCCCTGGCCTGGAGCGGTTTCTGCGTCGCCGAGACTTGCGCCGGCATCCGACCCTATATGCTGAACTCCGCGCTCGTCACGATCCCTGCGACGATCTTCTCGACCCTGCTCGGTGCTGTTGCAGGTTACGCCGTGTCACTCTGGCGCTTTCGGGGGGATAACTGGATCTACGGCATCGTCACCCTTGGCCTCTTCCTGCCCCAGCAGATGCGCCTCTTGCCCTGGACCATCGTGCTGCGGGACATCGGGCTCATCAACACTCTGTGGGGCCTCGTGCTGATCCACACGATCCAGGGGCTCTCCTTCACAGTGCTGTTCTGCCGAAACTATTATGCCGCCATTCCCCATGAGCTGATCAGGGCCGCGCGCATCGATGGTGCCGGGTTCTTCCGCATTTTCTGGCGCATCATCCTGCCGCTCTCCTCGCCGATCCTGATCGTCACCGTGATCTGGCAGTTCACCCATATATGGAATGAGTTCCTCTATGGCGTAACATTCACGACCGGCCAACAGCAGCCGGTCACGGCCGCGCTCATCGCGCTGTCTGCCCCGGTCGCAGATATCCCCAAACATGGTGTGCAGAGCGCCGCGGTGATCATCGCAGCCCTGCCCACCTTGCTGATCTACTTCTTCGGCGGCAGGTACTTTGTTCGCGGCCTGACCGCCGGCGCAGTGAAATGA
- a CDS encoding ABC transporter substrate-binding protein has protein sequence MPITTTRRRLLAGSAAALALPAFARAQGAVKPRLTAISQWSAGSDGAAITALGKKFEEKGGVWQHSPVPGFTTDMMNKLRAQIIAGDPPACSQLKGPEIAAWSKIAPTVDLDAVVAAAGYEKVVAPDLAKLHKPAGKWIALPLQIYSTNMLFLSKRGMDKAKADKVPVTWADFNDLAGKMKSAGMAYPIANGGTRADDGQKFEASLAGISPTAYRAALMNLDKKALEGPEIKAAFAQTRKISDWCDPNVGAQPYANNLKRFVDGDMGMLIMGGWAQGVLKNAGFKFDDYVIVPGPSDNSKPVFLLNADAFIFWQRKEADLQAGQMLMAQLVMDPAIQTMYSQITGSIPVRTDVDLSGEGWSDGQRRTAAALKDAVASNQAVLSLAHNMAQENGLTAAMIDVITEYVKNKTIKPDEAVSRLADAVEGAR, from the coding sequence ATGCCGATCACCACAACAAGGCGTCGTCTGCTCGCTGGATCCGCTGCCGCGCTCGCACTGCCGGCCTTTGCCCGCGCGCAAGGCGCGGTCAAGCCGCGCCTGACGGCGATCTCGCAATGGTCCGCGGGCAGCGACGGTGCCGCCATCACCGCGCTCGGCAAGAAGTTCGAGGAGAAAGGCGGCGTCTGGCAGCACTCGCCCGTCCCCGGATTCACCACGGACATGATGAATAAACTGCGCGCGCAGATCATCGCCGGCGATCCGCCGGCCTGCTCGCAGCTCAAGGGCCCCGAGATTGCTGCCTGGTCGAAGATTGCTCCGACCGTCGATCTCGACGCCGTGGTCGCGGCTGCCGGGTATGAAAAGGTCGTCGCGCCGGACCTTGCAAAATTGCACAAGCCGGCGGGCAAGTGGATCGCACTGCCGCTGCAGATCTACAGCACAAATATGCTGTTTCTCTCCAAGCGCGGAATGGACAAGGCCAAGGCTGACAAGGTCCCCGTCACCTGGGCTGACTTCAATGACCTTGCCGGAAAAATGAAGTCGGCCGGAATGGCGTACCCCATCGCCAACGGCGGCACCCGCGCCGACGACGGGCAGAAATTCGAGGCGTCCCTGGCCGGCATCAGCCCGACGGCATACCGCGCCGCCCTCATGAATCTCGACAAGAAGGCCCTGGAAGGCCCCGAGATCAAGGCAGCTTTCGCACAGACGCGCAAGATCTCCGACTGGTGTGATCCCAATGTCGGCGCCCAACCCTATGCAAACAATTTGAAGCGCTTCGTCGACGGCGACATGGGCATGCTGATCATGGGCGGCTGGGCGCAGGGCGTATTGAAAAACGCCGGCTTCAAGTTTGACGACTACGTCATCGTTCCCGGCCCCAGTGATAACAGCAAGCCGGTGTTCCTGTTGAATGCCGACGCTTTCATCTTCTGGCAGCGCAAGGAGGCCGACCTTCAGGCCGGCCAGATGCTGATGGCGCAGCTCGTGATGGATCCGGCGATCCAGACCATGTACTCGCAAATCACGGGGTCGATCCCCGTGCGCACCGACGTCGATCTGTCCGGTGAAGGCTGGTCGGACGGCCAGCGGCGCACCGCCGCAGCGCTGAAAGACGCTGTCGCCAGCAACCAGGCGGTCCTCAGCCTTGCGCACAACATGGCGCAGGAAAACGGCCTGACCGCAGCGATGATCGACGTCATCACCGAATATGTGAAGAACAAGACGATCAAGCCGGATGAGGCCGTCAGCCGCCTCGCCGACGCCGTCGAGGGCGCACGTTGA
- a CDS encoding carbohydrate ABC transporter permease: MTDAASTATRPGRPAISGVVGRLPEVLMIWVPLLLSAAHLVSFSIWTIWISFTPSTLVPVTGWVGLRNYNAVLASRNWQIAFDNLLLFGVAFVLLSLITGLLLAILLDQRIRGENVLRSIFLYPLAVSFVVTGTVWSWLLNPGIGIEKLVHDLGWTSFKFDWLVDRDMAIWTIVIAAIWQSSGFAMALFLAGLRSVDSEIIKAAQIDGAGPIRIYRRVILPTLWPITITVVVVQLQFAISAFDLVRALTNGGPGIATQLPALVVYDLMFQRSQLGRGAAAAVLMLLILLAVLLPYAAWRYVQRRQAGHA, encoded by the coding sequence TTGACCGACGCCGCTTCCACAGCCACGCGGCCCGGCCGACCGGCAATCTCCGGCGTGGTCGGCCGGCTGCCCGAAGTTCTGATGATCTGGGTGCCGCTGCTGTTGTCAGCAGCGCACCTCGTCTCGTTTTCGATCTGGACGATCTGGATTTCGTTTACGCCCTCCACCCTTGTCCCTGTTACGGGCTGGGTGGGCTTGCGCAACTACAATGCTGTCCTCGCGTCGCGGAACTGGCAAATTGCCTTCGACAATCTGCTGCTGTTCGGCGTTGCTTTCGTACTGCTCAGCTTGATCACCGGTCTCCTGCTTGCGATTCTGCTCGATCAGCGCATTCGCGGCGAGAACGTGCTGCGATCCATCTTCCTCTACCCCCTGGCGGTGTCGTTCGTCGTCACCGGCACGGTGTGGAGCTGGCTGCTCAATCCCGGCATCGGGATCGAGAAGCTCGTCCACGATCTCGGCTGGACCTCGTTCAAGTTCGACTGGCTGGTCGATCGCGACATGGCGATCTGGACGATCGTGATCGCCGCGATCTGGCAATCCTCGGGATTTGCCATGGCGCTGTTCCTGGCCGGCCTTCGCTCCGTCGATTCCGAGATCATCAAGGCGGCACAGATCGATGGTGCCGGGCCGATCAGAATCTATCGGCGCGTCATTCTGCCGACGCTTTGGCCGATTACCATCACTGTCGTCGTTGTCCAGTTGCAGTTCGCGATCTCGGCCTTCGACCTCGTCCGCGCACTCACCAATGGCGGGCCGGGAATCGCGACTCAGCTGCCGGCGCTTGTTGTCTATGATTTGATGTTCCAGCGCAGCCAGCTCGGCCGTGGTGCGGCGGCGGCGGTGCTGATGTTGCTCATCCTTCTCGCGGTGCTGCTGCCCTATGCAGCGTGGCGTTACGTCCAGCGACGGCAGGCCGGCCATGCGTGA
- a CDS encoding SDR family NAD(P)-dependent oxidoreductase, translating to MTQTTYSSLTGRVVLITGGASGIGAAFVRAFAAQGARVAFLDIDAQAGEALAREAAGTSGPAPLFVPCDLLDIDALRAAIAQVRQALGDAAVLLNNAANDQRQVLAEVTPAEFDWAIGVNLKHVFFAAQAVVPQMQARGGGSIINMSSVAWMRGAPALPVYAAAKAAIVGFTNSLARSVGPDRIRVNAIAPGMVITERQRRLWYPDEQIIAEIRRTRQAVPDAVTPDDIANMALFLASDESQRITSQCLRVDGGLG from the coding sequence ATGACGCAGACGACCTATTCCAGCCTGACCGGCCGCGTGGTGTTGATCACCGGTGGCGCCAGCGGCATCGGAGCTGCCTTCGTGCGCGCCTTTGCGGCACAGGGCGCCCGTGTCGCCTTCCTCGATATCGATGCGCAGGCCGGCGAAGCGCTGGCGCGGGAAGCAGCCGGAACGTCCGGTCCTGCGCCGCTGTTCGTGCCCTGCGATCTCCTGGATATTGACGCTCTGCGCGCTGCGATCGCGCAGGTTCGTCAGGCGCTCGGCGATGCCGCGGTCCTCCTCAACAACGCGGCCAATGACCAGCGCCAGGTGCTGGCCGAGGTGACGCCGGCCGAGTTCGATTGGGCGATCGGCGTCAATCTCAAGCATGTCTTCTTCGCAGCCCAGGCGGTGGTCCCGCAGATGCAGGCGCGCGGCGGCGGCTCGATCATCAACATGTCGTCGGTGGCGTGGATGCGCGGCGCGCCGGCACTGCCGGTCTACGCCGCGGCCAAGGCGGCGATCGTCGGCTTCACCAACTCGCTCGCCCGGTCGGTCGGCCCCGACCGCATCCGCGTCAACGCGATCGCTCCGGGCATGGTGATCACCGAGCGGCAGCGCCGGCTGTGGTATCCGGACGAGCAGATCATCGCCGAGATTCGCCGCACGCGCCAAGCCGTCCCCGACGCGGTGACGCCGGATGACATCGCGAACATGGCGCTGTTCCTCGCGTCCGACGAGAGCCAGCGGATCACCAGCCAGTGCCTCCGGGTCGATGGCGGCTTGGGTTAA
- a CDS encoding glutamine--tRNA ligase/YqeY domain fusion protein: protein MTEPVAAEVGRDFIRDIIQADLDQARYKEIVTRFPPEPNGYLHIGHAKSIALNFGIAQEFPGRCHLRFDDTNPVKEEQEYIDSIQADVRWLGFDWGKNLFFASDYFDRLYEWAEQLIRDGLAYVDDQTQEEIRTSRGTLTEPGKNSPFRDRSVDENLDLFRRMKAGEFPNGARVLRAKIDMSAGNINLRDPVLYRILHAHHPRTGTKWHIYPSYDYAHGQSDAIEGITHSICTLEFEDHRPLYDWFIEKLPVPSKPHQYEFARLNLTYTLLSKRVLTQLVREGHVAGWDDPRMPTMAGMRRRGVPPAALREFVKRIGVAKANSVVDVGMLEFCIREELNRTSQRRMGVLRPLKVVIENYPEGQTEELEAINHPDDPGAGTRKITFGRELYIEQDDFMENPPKKFFRLSPGNEVRLRYAYFVKCTGVIKNDAGEVVELRCTYDPATKGGNAPDGRKVKATMHWLPAATSVPAEIRIYNQLFANPSPDASNFAADLNPNSLEILADARIEASVAQSNATEPMQFERQGYFVRDKDSTPGKPVFSRTIGLRDTFAKEVAKG from the coding sequence ATGACAGAACCGGTGGCTGCTGAGGTTGGGCGCGATTTCATTCGTGACATCATCCAGGCCGACCTCGATCAGGCCAGGTACAAGGAGATCGTGACCCGGTTCCCGCCGGAGCCGAACGGCTATTTGCATATCGGTCACGCCAAGTCGATCGCGCTCAATTTCGGGATCGCCCAGGAGTTTCCGGGCCGCTGCCATCTGCGTTTCGACGACACCAACCCGGTCAAGGAAGAGCAGGAATATATCGATTCCATCCAGGCCGACGTGCGCTGGCTCGGCTTCGACTGGGGCAAGAACCTGTTCTTCGCCTCGGACTATTTCGACCGGCTGTACGAATGGGCGGAGCAGCTGATCCGCGACGGGCTCGCCTATGTCGACGACCAGACCCAGGAGGAGATCCGCACGTCGCGCGGCACGCTGACCGAGCCCGGCAAGAACTCGCCGTTCCGCGACCGCTCGGTGGACGAGAATCTCGACCTGTTCCGCCGGATGAAGGCGGGCGAATTCCCGAACGGCGCGCGCGTGCTGCGGGCCAAGATCGACATGAGCGCGGGCAACATCAATCTGCGCGACCCCGTGCTGTACCGCATCCTGCACGCGCACCATCCGCGCACCGGCACCAAGTGGCACATCTATCCGAGCTACGATTATGCCCACGGCCAGTCGGACGCCATTGAAGGCATCACGCACTCGATCTGCACGCTGGAGTTCGAGGACCACCGGCCGCTCTACGACTGGTTCATCGAGAAGCTGCCGGTGCCGTCCAAGCCGCACCAGTACGAGTTCGCGCGGCTGAACCTGACCTACACGCTGCTGTCCAAGCGCGTGCTGACCCAGCTCGTGCGCGAGGGGCATGTCGCCGGCTGGGACGATCCGCGCATGCCGACCATGGCGGGCATGCGCCGCCGCGGCGTGCCGCCGGCTGCGCTTCGCGAGTTCGTCAAGCGCATCGGTGTTGCCAAGGCCAACAGCGTGGTCGATGTCGGCATGCTCGAGTTCTGCATCCGTGAGGAGCTGAACCGTACGTCGCAGCGGCGCATGGGCGTGCTGCGGCCGCTGAAGGTGGTGATCGAGAACTACCCGGAAGGCCAGACCGAGGAGCTCGAGGCCATCAACCATCCCGACGATCCCGGCGCCGGTACGCGCAAGATTACGTTCGGCCGTGAGCTCTATATCGAGCAGGACGACTTCATGGAGAACCCGCCGAAGAAGTTCTTCCGCCTGTCGCCGGGCAACGAGGTGCGGCTGCGCTATGCCTATTTCGTCAAGTGCACCGGCGTGATCAAGAACGACGCCGGCGAAGTGGTGGAGCTGCGCTGCACCTACGACCCCGCAACCAAGGGCGGCAACGCGCCCGACGGCCGCAAGGTCAAGGCCACCATGCACTGGCTGCCGGCGGCGACGTCTGTGCCGGCGGAGATCCGCATCTACAACCAGCTGTTCGCCAATCCGAGCCCGGACGCCTCGAACTTCGCGGCTGATCTCAATCCGAACTCGCTGGAGATTCTGGCCGACGCGCGGATCGAGGCGTCGGTGGCCCAGAGCAATGCGACCGAGCCGATGCAGTTCGAGCGCCAGGGCTATTTCGTCCGCGACAAGGACTCGACGCCGGGCAAGCCGGTGTTTTCGCGCACCATCGGACTGCGCGATACGTTCGCGAAGGAAGTCGCCAAGGGCTGA
- the gltX gene encoding glutamate--tRNA ligase yields MTDSVVTRFAPSPTGFLHIGGARTALFNWLYAKKHGGKMLLRIEDTDRERSTEAAIGAILDGLKWLELGWDGEVIYQFSRAARHREVAEQLLADGKAYRCYATAEELTAMREKARAEGRTRLYDGMWRDRDPSTAPSDVKPTIRLRAPQTGETVIEDQVQGRVVWQNENLDDLVLLRGDGNPTYMLAVVVDDHDMGVTHVIRGDDHLINAARQKQIYDAMGWALPSMSHIPLIHGPDGSKLSKRHGALGVDAYRAMGYLPAALRNYLVRLGWSHGDQEIFSTEEMIAAFDLANVGRAAARFDFAKLENLNGHYIRHADDQSLVKMFEDVLDHLVPSRDELKAKLNDTTRAQLLKAMPALKERAKTLIELIDSAYFIFADRPLELDPKAQALLTGENRKLIGQLHSALEKVETWSGANTEAALRAFAEENSLKLGAVAQPLRAALTGRTTSPGIFEVLDVLGRQESLGRLQDQATT; encoded by the coding sequence ATGACCGATTCCGTCGTCACCCGCTTTGCCCCCTCTCCGACCGGCTTCCTCCATATCGGCGGCGCCCGCACGGCGCTGTTCAACTGGCTCTATGCGAAGAAGCACGGCGGCAAGATGCTGCTCCGGATCGAGGACACCGACCGTGAGCGCTCCACCGAGGCCGCCATCGGCGCCATCCTCGACGGGCTGAAATGGCTGGAGCTCGGCTGGGACGGCGAGGTCATCTACCAGTTCAGCCGCGCCGCCCGCCACCGCGAGGTCGCCGAGCAACTGCTCGCCGACGGCAAGGCCTACCGCTGCTACGCCACCGCCGAGGAGCTCACCGCGATGCGCGAGAAGGCGCGCGCCGAGGGCCGCACTCGTCTCTATGACGGGATGTGGCGCGACCGCGATCCGTCGACAGCGCCCTCCGACGTCAAGCCCACCATCCGGCTCCGCGCGCCGCAGACCGGCGAGACCGTGATCGAGGACCAGGTCCAGGGCCGCGTGGTCTGGCAGAACGAGAACCTCGACGACCTCGTACTTTTGCGCGGCGATGGCAACCCGACCTACATGCTCGCGGTGGTCGTGGACGACCACGACATGGGCGTCACCCATGTCATCCGCGGCGACGACCATTTGATCAACGCCGCGCGCCAGAAGCAGATCTACGATGCGATGGGCTGGGCGCTGCCAAGCATGTCCCACATTCCCCTGATCCACGGCCCGGACGGCTCGAAGCTGTCCAAGCGGCATGGTGCGCTCGGCGTCGATGCCTACCGCGCCATGGGATACCTGCCGGCCGCGCTCCGCAACTACCTCGTCCGCCTCGGCTGGAGCCATGGCGATCAGGAGATTTTTTCGACCGAGGAGATGATCGCGGCGTTCGACCTCGCCAATGTCGGCCGCGCCGCCGCCCGCTTCGATTTCGCCAAGCTGGAAAACCTCAACGGCCACTACATCCGCCACGCCGACGATCAATCACTCGTGAAGATGTTCGAGGACGTGCTGGATCATTTGGTCCCGAGTCGGGACGAGCTTAAGGCCAAGTTGAACGACACCACGCGTGCCCAGCTCCTCAAGGCCATGCCGGCCCTGAAGGAGCGCGCCAAGACGCTGATCGAGCTGATCGACAGCGCCTATTTCATCTTCGCCGACCGGCCGCTGGAGCTCGATCCCAAGGCGCAGGCGCTGCTGACGGGCGAGAACCGCAAGCTGATCGGTCAGCTTCATTCCGCGCTGGAGAAAGTCGAGACGTGGAGCGGCGCCAACACCGAGGCCGCGCTGCGCGCTTTTGCCGAGGAAAATAGTCTCAAGCTCGGCGCGGTCGCCCAGCCTTTACGGGCCGCGCTGACCGGACGGACCACCTCGCCTGGTATATTTGAGGTTTTGGACGTGCTGGGACGCCAGGAAAGTCTGGGCCGTCTCCAGGATCAGGCTACGACGTAA